A stretch of Helicobacter pylori oki112 DNA encodes these proteins:
- a CDS encoding ribbon-helix-helix domain-containing protein has translation MKTTENTDETHLRGTKNKLGRKPKADANKKTRAVSLYFSDEQYQKLEKMANEEEESVGSYIKRYILKALRKIEQNGA, from the coding sequence ATGAAAACGACAGAAAACACAGATGAAACTCATTTAAGGGGAACTAAAAATAAACTAGGACGCAAACCAAAAGCAGACGCTAATAAAAAAACTCGCGCTGTGAGCTTGTATTTTTCTGATGAGCAATACCAAAAACTAGAGAAAATGGCTAACGAAGAAGAAGAAAGCGTGGGATCTTATATCAAACGCTATATTTTGAAGGCTTTAAGAAAAATAGAACAAAATGGTGCTTGA